One stretch of Actinacidiphila sp. DG2A-62 DNA includes these proteins:
- a CDS encoding aspartate aminotransferase family protein has protein sequence MTAPTDRHAALHARHRAVLPDWLATYYARPIELTHGEGRYVWDAEGTRYLDFFGGILTTMTAHALPEVTAAITEQAGKILHSSTLYLSSQAVELAERIARLSGIPDARVFFTTSGTEANDTALLLATAYRGSNQVLALRNSYHGRSFTSIGVTGNTSWSPTSLSPLQTLYVHGGVRTRGPFAHLSDEEFTAACVADLEDVLGQAGGTVAALIAEPIQGVGGFTSGPDGLLAAFKQVLDRHGILWITDEVQTGWGRTGDHFWGWQAHAQAGPPDVLTFAKGIGNGMSMGGVVARAEVMNCLTANSISTFGGSPITTAGALANLGYLVDHDLQGNARRVGGLLRSRLEALAAGSGIVREVRGRGLMLGVELVEPGGDTPSATAASLVLEAAREHGLLIGKGGRAGNSLRVAPPLTLTVSEAEEGAEALGAALKQAESAMEGATAV, from the coding sequence ATGACCGCACCCACCGACCGCCACGCCGCCCTGCACGCCCGGCACCGCGCCGTGCTGCCCGACTGGCTGGCCACCTACTACGCCCGGCCGATCGAGCTGACGCACGGCGAGGGCCGGTACGTCTGGGACGCCGAGGGCACCCGCTACCTGGACTTCTTCGGCGGCATCCTCACCACGATGACCGCGCACGCGCTGCCCGAGGTCACCGCGGCGATCACCGAGCAGGCCGGGAAGATCCTGCACAGCTCCACGCTCTACCTCAGCAGCCAGGCCGTGGAGCTGGCCGAGCGGATCGCCCGGCTGTCCGGCATCCCCGACGCCCGGGTCTTCTTCACCACCTCCGGCACCGAGGCCAACGACACCGCGCTGCTGCTGGCCACCGCCTACCGCGGCTCCAACCAGGTGCTGGCGCTGCGCAACAGCTACCACGGCCGCTCCTTCACCTCGATCGGCGTCACCGGCAACACCTCCTGGTCGCCGACCAGCCTGTCCCCGCTGCAGACGCTGTACGTGCACGGCGGGGTGCGCACCCGCGGGCCGTTCGCGCACCTGAGCGACGAGGAGTTCACCGCGGCCTGCGTGGCCGACCTGGAGGACGTGCTCGGCCAGGCCGGCGGCACCGTCGCGGCCCTGATCGCCGAGCCGATCCAGGGCGTCGGCGGCTTCACCTCCGGGCCGGACGGGTTGCTGGCGGCGTTCAAGCAGGTGCTCGACCGGCACGGCATCCTGTGGATCACCGACGAGGTGCAGACCGGCTGGGGCCGCACCGGCGACCACTTCTGGGGCTGGCAGGCGCACGCCCAGGCCGGTCCGCCGGACGTGCTGACCTTCGCCAAGGGCATCGGCAACGGCATGTCCATGGGCGGCGTGGTGGCCCGCGCCGAGGTGATGAACTGCCTGACCGCCAACTCCATCTCCACCTTCGGCGGCAGCCCGATCACCACCGCGGGCGCGCTCGCCAACCTCGGCTACCTGGTCGACCACGATCTGCAGGGCAACGCCCGAAGGGTCGGCGGGCTGCTCAGGTCCCGGCTCGAAGCCCTGGCCGCCGGCAGCGGCATCGTGCGCGAGGTGCGCGGCCGCGGCCTGATGCTCGGCGTCGAACTCGTCGAGCCCGGCGGCGACACCCCGTCCGCGACCGCGGCGAGCCTGGTGCTGGAGGCCGCCCGCGAGCACGGCCTGCTGATCGGCAAGGGCGGCCGGGCCGGCAACAGCCTGCGCGTCGCACCGCCGCTGACGCTGACCGTCAGCGAGGCCGAGGAGGGCGCGGAGGCGCTCGGCGCCGCACTGAAGCAGGCGGAGTCCGCGATGGAAGGAGCGACCGCCGTATGA
- the hydA gene encoding dihydropyrimidinase yields the protein MSTPSSGGAAARTIVRGGLVITASDETHADVLIEGGRIAALAAHDSDAAAAWTAGAVIDATGKYVVPGGVDAHTHMQMPFGGTTASDTFETGTRAAAWGGTTTIVDFAIQSVGASLRAGLDAWHAKADGQCAVDYGFHMIVSDVTEHTLKEMDVLVEEGVTSFKMFMAYPGVFYSDDGKILQAMQRASGNGGLVMMHAENGIAIDVLVRQALAAGKTDPRHHGEVRHALLEAEATHRAIQLARVAGSPLYVVHVSAEQAVAELAAARDLGLPVFGETCPQYLFLSTDDLAAPDFEGAKYVCSTPLRPREHQAALWRALRTDDLQVVSTDHCPFCFKGQKDMGVGDFSKIPNGLPGVENRMDLLHQAVVDGRISRRRWIEIACAAPARMFGLYPRKGTLAPGADADVVVYDPHAEQTLSAATHHMNVDYSAYEGRRITGRVETVLSRGVPVVDRGSYVGRAGHGSYVPRATCGYLD from the coding sequence ATGAGCACCCCGTCTTCCGGCGGCGCCGCGGCCCGCACCATCGTCCGCGGCGGCCTGGTGATCACCGCCAGCGACGAGACGCACGCCGACGTCCTGATCGAGGGCGGCCGGATCGCCGCGCTCGCCGCGCACGACAGCGACGCCGCCGCGGCCTGGACCGCCGGCGCCGTCATCGACGCCACCGGCAAGTACGTCGTCCCGGGCGGCGTCGACGCGCACACCCACATGCAGATGCCCTTCGGCGGCACCACCGCCTCCGACACCTTCGAGACCGGCACCCGCGCCGCGGCCTGGGGCGGCACCACCACCATCGTGGACTTCGCCATCCAGAGCGTCGGCGCGAGCCTGCGCGCCGGGCTCGACGCCTGGCACGCCAAGGCCGACGGGCAGTGCGCCGTCGACTACGGCTTCCACATGATCGTCTCCGACGTCACCGAGCACACGCTCAAGGAGATGGACGTCCTGGTCGAGGAGGGCGTCACCAGCTTCAAGATGTTCATGGCCTACCCCGGCGTCTTCTACAGCGACGACGGCAAGATCCTCCAGGCCATGCAGCGCGCCTCCGGCAACGGCGGCCTGGTGATGATGCACGCCGAGAACGGCATCGCCATCGACGTCCTGGTCCGGCAGGCGCTCGCCGCGGGGAAGACCGACCCGCGCCACCACGGCGAGGTGCGGCACGCGCTGCTGGAGGCCGAGGCCACCCACCGCGCGATCCAGCTCGCCCGGGTCGCCGGCTCCCCGCTGTACGTGGTGCACGTCTCCGCCGAGCAGGCCGTGGCCGAGCTGGCCGCCGCCCGCGACCTGGGCCTGCCGGTGTTCGGCGAGACGTGTCCGCAGTACCTGTTCCTGTCCACCGACGACCTGGCCGCGCCGGACTTCGAGGGCGCCAAGTACGTGTGCAGCACCCCGCTGCGCCCGCGCGAGCACCAGGCCGCGCTCTGGCGGGCGCTGCGCACCGACGACCTCCAGGTGGTCTCCACCGACCACTGCCCGTTCTGCTTCAAGGGCCAGAAGGACATGGGCGTCGGCGACTTCTCCAAGATCCCCAACGGCCTGCCCGGGGTGGAGAACCGGATGGACCTGCTGCACCAGGCCGTGGTCGACGGCCGCATCAGCCGCCGCCGCTGGATCGAGATCGCCTGCGCCGCGCCCGCCCGGATGTTCGGCCTCTACCCGCGCAAGGGCACCCTCGCGCCGGGCGCCGACGCCGACGTGGTGGTCTACGACCCGCACGCCGAGCAGACGCTGTCGGCCGCGACCCACCACATGAACGTCGACTACAGCGCGTACGAGGGCCGCCGGATCACCGGCCGGGTGGAGACCGTGCTCTCGCGCGGCGTCCCGGTCGTCGACCGCGGCTCCTACGTCGGACGCGCCGGACACGGCAGCTATGTGCCCCGGGCCACCTGCGGCTACCTCGACTGA
- a CDS encoding NCS1 family nucleobase:cation symporter-1: MAIAAQADDRFDLPADADPPTGDYANPDLLPVPLARRTWTTYNFTALWIGMAHNIPSWTLASGLVALGMDWKQAVLTIALANLIVLAPMLLTGHAGPKYGIPFPVLARASFGLRGANLPALVRALVACCWFGIQTWIGGQGVFVLLDRVLPGDWAGRGHVGGYPWPLWLCFLLFWALELAIIARGMQTLRRFENWAAPFVLVGAVVLLVWISVKAGGLGPLLDQPSQLGWGQHFWKVFFPALMGMIGFWSTLSLNIPDFTRFGAGQRAQAWGQSLGLPTTMTAFALLSVLVTSGAQAVYGAEDTTLWDPVALSAKSDSTIGLLYALLTVLVATVSVNIAANVVSPAYDLSHLAPKLVNFRTGALITGVIGVLMFPWKLISTPEIYIYTWLGVVGGVLGTVAGVLIADYWLVRRTVLHLGELYDPAGRYWYRGGWNWRAVTAFVVGGVLAVGGSYSAPGAGPFPRHGLIPFLKPLADYGWAVGLASALLLHLLLTRTARPAAAGV; encoded by the coding sequence ATGGCCATAGCCGCGCAGGCGGACGACCGCTTCGACCTCCCCGCCGACGCCGATCCGCCCACCGGCGACTACGCCAACCCCGACCTGCTGCCCGTGCCGCTGGCCCGGCGCACCTGGACCACCTACAACTTCACCGCGCTGTGGATCGGGATGGCGCACAACATCCCGTCCTGGACACTGGCCTCCGGGCTGGTCGCGCTCGGCATGGACTGGAAGCAGGCCGTGCTGACCATCGCGCTGGCCAACCTGATCGTGCTGGCGCCGATGCTGCTCACCGGGCACGCCGGACCCAAGTACGGCATCCCCTTCCCGGTGCTGGCCCGCGCCTCCTTCGGACTGCGCGGCGCCAACCTGCCCGCGCTGGTGCGGGCGCTGGTCGCCTGCTGCTGGTTCGGCATCCAGACCTGGATCGGCGGCCAGGGCGTCTTCGTGCTGCTCGACCGCGTGCTGCCCGGCGACTGGGCCGGCCGCGGCCACGTCGGCGGCTACCCGTGGCCGCTGTGGCTGTGCTTCCTGCTGTTCTGGGCGCTGGAACTGGCGATCATCGCCCGCGGCATGCAGACCCTGCGCCGCTTCGAGAACTGGGCCGCGCCCTTCGTGCTGGTCGGCGCGGTGGTGCTGCTGGTCTGGATCTCGGTCAAGGCCGGCGGCCTCGGCCCGCTGCTCGACCAGCCCTCCCAGCTCGGCTGGGGCCAACACTTCTGGAAGGTCTTCTTCCCGGCCCTGATGGGCATGATCGGCTTCTGGTCGACGCTCTCCCTCAACATCCCGGACTTCACCCGATTCGGCGCCGGCCAGCGCGCCCAGGCGTGGGGCCAGTCGCTGGGCCTGCCCACCACGATGACCGCCTTCGCGCTGCTGTCGGTGCTCGTCACCTCCGGCGCCCAGGCCGTCTACGGCGCCGAGGACACCACCTTGTGGGACCCGGTCGCGCTCAGCGCCAAGAGCGACAGCACGATCGGCCTGCTCTACGCGCTGCTGACCGTGCTGGTCGCCACCGTCTCGGTCAACATCGCCGCGAACGTGGTCTCGCCCGCCTACGACCTGTCGCACCTCGCGCCGAAGCTGGTGAACTTCCGCACCGGCGCGCTGATCACCGGCGTGATCGGCGTGCTGATGTTCCCGTGGAAGCTGATCTCCACCCCGGAGATCTACATCTACACCTGGCTCGGCGTGGTCGGCGGCGTGCTCGGCACCGTCGCGGGCGTCCTGATCGCCGACTACTGGCTGGTGCGCCGCACCGTGCTGCACCTGGGCGAGCTGTACGACCCGGCGGGCCGCTACTGGTACCGCGGCGGCTGGAACTGGCGCGCGGTCACGGCCTTCGTCGTCGGCGGCGTACTGGCGGTCGGCGGCTCCTACTCCGCGCCCGGCGCCGGACCCTTCCCGCGGCACGGCCTGATCCCGTTCCTCAAACCGCTGGCCGACTACGGCTGGGCGGTGGGCCTGGCCTCCGCGCTCCTGCTGCACCTGCTGCTGACGCGCACCGCACGGCCGGCCGCGGCGGGCGTCTGA
- a CDS encoding phytoene desaturase family protein has protein sequence MADAVVVGAGPNGLTAAAELARAGLSVRVYEAADTVGGGARTEELTLPGFRHDPCSAVHPFGIGSPAFRALPLARHGLEWLQPEIPMAHPFPDGTAAVLARTVGETAASLGPRDAVVYRKLLTPYSGHWNAVAADFFRPPWSGLPRDPYRFVRFGLTGTPPVALLAKRFHGAKGRALFAGLAGHAISKLNEPFTGAMAMLFALAAHERGWPVARGGSQAISDALAGYLRELGGEITTGVTVRKLDELPPARAYVFDTSPTALARIAALGDAYRGYRYGPSVFKIDYALDGPVPWTAPQARRAGTVHVGPTYTEIGDALNRAVTGRPPQTPFLITAQPSVVDPSRAPAGKHVFWAYAHVPHGWHGDATDAVERQIERFAPGFRDLVLARAVTGPAELAARNANYVGGDIACGAFAGLQTVLRPRLAAIPYATRRPGVFLCSSATPPGPGVHGMSGHNAALAVLRHLRRTAAPALRG, from the coding sequence GTGGCCGACGCGGTCGTGGTCGGCGCGGGTCCCAACGGCCTGACGGCCGCGGCCGAACTGGCCAGGGCGGGCCTGTCGGTCCGGGTGTACGAGGCCGCGGACACCGTCGGCGGCGGCGCCCGCACCGAGGAGCTGACGCTGCCGGGCTTCCGGCACGACCCGTGCTCGGCGGTGCACCCCTTCGGCATCGGCTCGCCGGCCTTCCGCGCGCTGCCGCTGGCCCGGCACGGCCTGGAGTGGCTGCAGCCGGAGATCCCGATGGCGCACCCGTTCCCCGACGGCACCGCCGCGGTGCTCGCGCGCACGGTGGGGGAGACCGCCGCCTCGCTCGGCCCGCGCGACGCCGTCGTGTACCGCAAGCTGCTCACGCCGTACTCCGGGCACTGGAACGCCGTCGCCGCGGACTTCTTCCGGCCGCCGTGGTCGGGGCTGCCGCGCGACCCGTACCGCTTCGTGCGGTTCGGACTGACCGGCACGCCGCCGGTGGCGCTGCTGGCCAAGCGGTTCCACGGCGCCAAGGGGCGGGCGCTGTTCGCGGGCCTGGCCGGGCACGCGATCTCCAAGCTGAACGAGCCGTTCACCGGCGCGATGGCGATGCTGTTCGCGCTGGCCGCGCACGAGCGGGGCTGGCCGGTGGCCCGCGGCGGCTCGCAGGCCATCTCCGACGCGCTGGCCGGCTACCTGCGCGAGCTGGGCGGCGAGATCACCACCGGCGTGACCGTGCGCAAGCTCGACGAGCTCCCGCCGGCCAGGGCGTACGTCTTCGACACCTCGCCGACCGCGCTGGCCCGCATCGCCGCGCTCGGCGACGCCTACCGCGGCTACCGCTACGGCCCCTCGGTGTTCAAGATCGACTACGCGCTGGACGGCCCGGTGCCGTGGACCGCGCCGCAGGCCCGCCGGGCCGGCACCGTGCACGTCGGCCCCACGTACACCGAGATCGGCGACGCGCTGAACCGCGCGGTGACCGGACGGCCGCCGCAGACGCCGTTCCTGATCACCGCCCAGCCCAGCGTGGTCGACCCGTCCCGGGCGCCCGCGGGCAAGCACGTCTTCTGGGCGTACGCGCATGTGCCGCACGGCTGGCACGGCGATGCCACGGACGCGGTGGAGCGCCAGATCGAGCGGTTCGCGCCCGGCTTCCGCGACCTGGTGCTGGCCCGGGCCGTCACCGGACCGGCGGAGCTGGCCGCCCGCAACGCCAACTACGTCGGCGGCGACATCGCGTGCGGCGCGTTCGCCGGGCTCCAGACGGTGCTGCGGCCGCGGCTGGCCGCGATCCCGTACGCCACCCGGCGACCCGGCGTCTTCCTGTGCTCCTCGGCGACCCCGCCGGGACCCGGCGTGCACGGCATGAGCGGCCACAACGCGGCGCTCGCGGTGCTGCGCCACCTGCGCCGCACCGCCGCCCCGGCCCTGCGCGGCTAG